The following are encoded in a window of Pseudomonas sp. St316 genomic DNA:
- a CDS encoding shikimate dehydrogenase, with translation MSQEAARTPLPVNIKYQATMASHITGTTRLYGLVGHPLTAAKSPQLFNRLFIEQQADAVCVPLEVKADDLPAFVTGARALNNLAGILVTMPHKQSMLAVVDELHPTARQVGAINVIRCEADGRWVGAVFDGLGCVLGMQWEGYHPANKNVLLVGAGGAGRAIAFAIAAAGARSLTIGDVDAHRAEDLAKAVAAETGCITQAGPADPHGYEIVINATPLGMSKNDPMPVDPDRLEPGTLVVDIINSPDSTPLCDAARKRGCRTQDGGPMHKGQALLALRFLGFDYHPDNVTAPRQE, from the coding sequence ATGAGCCAAGAAGCTGCCAGGACGCCTCTTCCCGTCAACATCAAATATCAGGCAACCATGGCTTCACATATCACAGGAACAACTCGGCTTTATGGATTGGTCGGTCATCCGCTGACGGCTGCCAAGTCTCCGCAACTATTCAACCGACTCTTTATAGAGCAGCAGGCAGACGCGGTTTGTGTTCCATTGGAGGTCAAGGCCGATGACCTGCCCGCGTTCGTGACGGGGGCCAGGGCACTGAACAATCTCGCAGGCATCCTGGTCACCATGCCTCATAAGCAAAGTATGCTGGCTGTTGTCGACGAACTTCATCCGACCGCGCGTCAAGTCGGTGCTATCAACGTCATTCGTTGCGAGGCAGACGGACGCTGGGTCGGTGCCGTATTCGATGGCCTCGGCTGTGTGCTTGGCATGCAATGGGAAGGCTACCACCCAGCAAACAAAAACGTTCTTTTGGTAGGCGCTGGAGGCGCAGGCAGAGCGATCGCATTTGCCATCGCAGCGGCGGGTGCTCGATCGCTCACTATCGGCGATGTCGACGCACACCGAGCCGAGGATCTGGCGAAAGCGGTTGCTGCCGAAACAGGTTGCATCACGCAGGCCGGCCCAGCCGACCCACATGGCTATGAAATCGTGATCAATGCCACGCCCCTAGGCATGAGCAAGAATGATCCTATGCCTGTGGACCCTGACCGGCTGGAACCCGGCACCCTCGTCGTGGATATCATCAACTCACCGGATTCGACACCGCTTTGCGATGCGGCGCGTAAACGAGGTTGTCGTACACAGGACGGGGGCCCTATGCACAAAGGTCAGGCACTGCTTGCCCTGCGCTTCCTTGGGTTCGATTACCACCCCGATAACGTAACAGCACCGCGCCAGGAGTGA
- a CDS encoding Gfo/Idh/MocA family oxidoreductase, whose translation MKVALLEVSHWHVPLYLNALETNGVQVVAVSDSEHVKGEAIAARFKCPLYSSSYELLEREEVDFAFVFGRHSQMPSLAEAVIARNIPFALEKPCGINMAQVTRLRELAEQANLYCAVPLIFRMSELLSALQDAEGGLAADFNYMSFRFIVGPPARYETAGSGWAIDPAFSGGGSTINVATHFIDLFRLLTGKEVSRVSAVMNSLTHRGAVEDYSLLTLQTEDGVIGVVETGYSFPSTVDEQREFSFTLSSDRMYAKSGPDRIEIRDRQNLAAGTRSRRLQLDTDVYYPLFVKQVLAECRNGAKPIASLRDAEAIMQVMDAAYASARQGGTLLTITPTPG comes from the coding sequence ATGAAAGTTGCGTTACTGGAGGTCAGCCATTGGCATGTCCCGCTGTATCTGAATGCTCTCGAGACCAATGGGGTCCAAGTGGTGGCCGTATCGGATTCGGAACACGTGAAGGGTGAGGCCATTGCCGCACGATTCAAATGCCCTTTGTATAGCTCATCCTACGAGTTGCTTGAACGCGAGGAGGTCGATTTTGCTTTCGTGTTCGGCAGGCATTCGCAAATGCCGTCGCTGGCAGAGGCCGTGATCGCACGAAACATCCCCTTTGCCCTGGAGAAACCCTGCGGCATCAACATGGCGCAGGTCACCCGGCTACGTGAGCTGGCCGAACAAGCCAATCTCTACTGTGCTGTACCGCTGATCTTCCGCATGAGTGAACTGCTGAGTGCTCTGCAAGATGCCGAGGGCGGCTTGGCAGCGGACTTCAACTACATGTCTTTCCGCTTCATTGTAGGTCCGCCCGCACGTTATGAAACGGCAGGCTCAGGCTGGGCCATCGATCCCGCTTTTTCAGGAGGCGGATCCACGATCAACGTGGCGACGCACTTCATCGATCTCTTCAGGCTATTGACCGGCAAGGAGGTCTCGCGAGTCTCAGCCGTCATGAATTCACTGACGCATCGGGGGGCCGTCGAAGACTATTCGTTATTGACCCTGCAGACGGAAGATGGCGTGATCGGTGTTGTGGAAACGGGATACAGCTTCCCCAGTACCGTTGATGAGCAGCGCGAGTTCTCCTTCACCCTTTCATCTGATCGCATGTATGCCAAATCCGGCCCAGACCGCATCGAAATAAGGGATCGACAGAACCTTGCCGCTGGCACTCGAAGCCGCCGACTACAACTGGACACTGACGTCTATTACCCATTGTTCGTCAAGCAAGTGCTTGCTGAATGCCGAAACGGGGCCAAGCCCATTGCATCATTACGCGACGCTGAGGCAATCATGCAGGTCATGGACGCGGCCTACGCTTCAGCTCGGCAAGGAGGTACGCTTTTGACAATTACTCCGACGCCGGGATGA
- a CDS encoding altronate dehydratase family protein: protein MELIMKTGAAAVLRLNPLDDVLIARRPLVAGETLELEGVTIRQAIVPGHKVASRRIEAGQPVKRYGQIIGFAVVDIEAGEHVHVHNLAMGEFARDYAFSVDAKPDFKPSEAPSFMGIVRPDGRVATRNYIGILTSVNCSATVARAIADHFRRDINPAALQAYPNVDGVVALTHSAGCAVDPAGDGLSMLRRTLAGYATHVNFAAVLVIGLGCETNQIDSLLTTQGLTRSNTLRTFNIQDSGGTSKSIASGIEHVKQLLGEANQIQREPVSARHLTVGLQCGGSDGYSGITANPALGNAVDRLVACGGTAILSETPEIYGAEHLLTRRAVNREVGEKLIARIHWWERYCERMGAELNNNPSAGNKAGGLTTILEKSLGAVAKAGSSNLMDVYEYAQTVTANGLVFMDTPGYDPVSATGQVAGGANLIAFTTGRGSAYGCAPAPSIKLATNSALWARQREDMDINCGEIAEDTLTIEACGAAIFEAMLRIASGERSMSEQHGYGQNEFVPWQIGAVT, encoded by the coding sequence ATGGAACTGATCATGAAAACCGGCGCAGCAGCTGTTCTGCGCTTGAACCCGCTGGACGATGTGCTGATTGCACGCCGACCGCTAGTCGCTGGTGAAACCCTTGAGCTAGAAGGCGTGACGATTCGACAGGCGATTGTACCGGGCCATAAAGTTGCCTCCCGGCGTATCGAAGCAGGCCAACCGGTAAAGCGCTATGGGCAAATCATCGGTTTTGCTGTTGTCGATATAGAAGCAGGCGAGCATGTTCATGTGCACAACCTGGCCATGGGGGAGTTCGCTCGGGATTATGCTTTCAGCGTCGATGCCAAGCCCGATTTCAAACCAAGTGAAGCCCCGTCGTTCATGGGTATCGTGCGCCCGGATGGACGCGTCGCGACACGCAACTACATTGGCATTCTTACGTCGGTGAATTGCTCGGCCACCGTCGCTCGGGCCATCGCAGACCATTTTCGTCGGGACATCAATCCCGCTGCACTGCAAGCGTATCCAAACGTCGACGGTGTTGTTGCTTTAACGCATTCTGCCGGCTGCGCCGTTGATCCTGCGGGGGACGGTTTGAGCATGTTGCGCCGGACATTGGCCGGGTATGCGACCCACGTCAACTTCGCCGCCGTGTTGGTCATCGGGTTGGGCTGCGAAACGAATCAAATCGATTCATTACTCACGACGCAGGGACTCACCCGTAGTAATACTCTGCGCACGTTCAACATTCAGGACAGTGGCGGTACATCCAAGTCCATTGCCAGTGGCATTGAGCACGTCAAGCAATTGCTTGGCGAGGCCAATCAGATTCAGCGTGAACCGGTTAGCGCTCGCCACCTGACCGTTGGGCTTCAGTGCGGTGGTTCAGACGGCTACTCCGGTATCACTGCCAACCCTGCGTTGGGCAATGCAGTGGATCGCCTGGTCGCCTGCGGCGGTACCGCGATTCTTTCCGAAACCCCAGAAATATACGGTGCCGAACACTTGCTAACGCGGCGGGCTGTCAACCGTGAAGTCGGCGAAAAACTTATCGCTCGAATTCATTGGTGGGAACGCTACTGCGAACGTATGGGGGCCGAGTTAAACAACAACCCCTCTGCTGGCAACAAGGCCGGTGGCTTGACCACCATTCTGGAAAAGTCGCTGGGCGCGGTGGCAAAGGCTGGCTCGAGCAATTTGATGGATGTCTACGAATACGCCCAGACCGTCACTGCCAACGGGCTAGTTTTCATGGACACCCCTGGCTATGACCCCGTCTCTGCAACTGGTCAGGTCGCCGGCGGTGCCAACCTGATTGCGTTTACCACCGGTCGTGGATCGGCCTATGGCTGTGCCCCTGCCCCGTCTATCAAGCTGGCGACCAATAGCGCCTTGTGGGCTCGTCAACGAGAAGACATGGACATCAACTGTGGCGAGATTGCCGAAGACACCTTGACCATCGAGGCGTGCGGTGCAGCGATCTTTGAAGCCATGCTGCGCATAGCCTCGGGCGAGCGCAGCATGAGCGAACAACACGGATACGGACAAAATGAGTTCGTGCCTTGGCAGATCGGCGCCGTCACCTGA
- a CDS encoding LysR family transcriptional regulator, which translates to MENDQITFGSVSRWLKIKHLVLVNSLAKTRNMHTTAEHMNVTQPAISKLLRDLEVLLGFPLFERQTRNLVLTELGEFVARYARLTLEDTESFVEQVNKLRKGGHGHLKIGTIFAATSVVLPEAIASIKRERPLLSIEVIEQTSNHLLEMLEQKKLDLIIARFTDEACQPFEFTSLGPEPFCLVVNSTHPLCRLEEVPTEALSEWPWVMYPFNTPIRQRMERAFKMFKIAPPTNTVETISMQTFLQLLQSGPMLAMLPESMVQSQLQNGQLQILNTSFKVESQDYGVITRKDEPLSEPTRTFVATLLEFARQRQTATEKRHRSNLKKTR; encoded by the coding sequence ATGGAAAACGATCAAATTACTTTTGGCAGTGTCAGCCGATGGCTGAAGATCAAACATTTGGTACTGGTCAATAGCCTGGCCAAGACCCGCAATATGCACACCACGGCCGAACACATGAATGTTACTCAGCCGGCCATCAGCAAATTGCTTCGCGATCTGGAAGTACTCCTGGGGTTCCCGTTGTTTGAGCGTCAAACGCGCAACCTGGTCCTTACCGAACTAGGCGAGTTCGTGGCACGTTATGCGCGTCTTACCTTGGAAGACACGGAATCGTTCGTCGAGCAAGTCAACAAGCTGCGAAAAGGCGGGCATGGCCATTTAAAAATCGGCACCATTTTCGCCGCAACCTCAGTGGTGCTGCCTGAAGCGATCGCCAGCATAAAACGTGAGCGTCCCCTCCTTTCTATCGAGGTGATCGAACAAACCAGTAACCATCTGCTGGAAATGCTCGAACAAAAAAAACTCGATCTGATCATCGCGCGCTTCACGGATGAGGCGTGTCAGCCTTTCGAATTTACCTCGCTGGGACCTGAACCCTTTTGTCTCGTCGTGAACAGCACACACCCGCTGTGCCGACTTGAGGAAGTCCCCACTGAAGCACTCAGCGAATGGCCATGGGTCATGTATCCCTTCAATACGCCGATCCGACAACGCATGGAGCGCGCTTTCAAGATGTTCAAGATCGCCCCGCCAACCAACACAGTGGAGACCATTTCGATGCAAACCTTCCTGCAGCTGCTTCAGTCTGGGCCAATGCTCGCCATGCTGCCCGAGTCCATGGTTCAGTCGCAGTTGCAAAATGGGCAGCTTCAAATCCTCAACACGTCCTTCAAGGTTGAATCACAGGATTACGGGGTTATCACTCGCAAGGATGAGCCCCTGTCAGAGCCGACACGGACGTTCGTTGCGACCTTATTAGAGTTCGCCAGACAGCGGCAAACAGCCACGGAAAAGAGACACCGCAGCAATCTCAAAAAAACTCGATGA
- a CDS encoding aldehyde dehydrogenase (NADP(+)) — protein sequence MPLITGQNFIGGQRSAAGSIIVKSVDASTGETLPYAFHQATPQEIDDAALAAYNAFSSYRSLSANKRAEFLDAIAQELEALDDDFIALVCRETALPAARIQGERARTSGQMRLFANVLRRGDFYGARIDQALPLRKPLPRPDLRQYRTAIGPVAVFGASNFPLAFSTAGGDTASALAAGCPVVFKAHSGHMATAEQVANAIIRAAERSDMPAGVFNMIYGSGVGEALVKHPHIKGVGFTGSLKGGRTLCDMAAARPEPIPVFAEMSSINPVVILPQALSRRADSIAHDLAASVVQGCGQFCTNPGLVMGIRSDAFSAFEDRVAALMNDQPAQTMLNAGTLRSYATGLQNLHAHPGIVHLAGSDQQGHQAQPQLFKADVALLLNGDKVLQEEVFGPTSIFIEVTDQTQLNAAISALHGQLTATLIGEPEDLTQFAAVTDLLETKVGRILINGYPTGVEVCDSMVHGGPYPATSDSRGTSVGTLAIDRFLRPVCFQNYPDALLPDALKNANPLNISRLVDGSLSRDSL from the coding sequence ATGCCCCTCATCACCGGCCAGAACTTTATCGGCGGTCAGCGCAGCGCTGCCGGCAGCATCATCGTCAAGAGCGTGGATGCCAGCACGGGGGAAACCTTGCCCTATGCCTTCCACCAGGCGACCCCGCAAGAAATCGACGACGCTGCCCTCGCAGCCTACAACGCTTTTTCCAGCTACCGCAGCCTGAGCGCGAACAAACGGGCTGAATTTCTCGATGCCATTGCCCAAGAGCTAGAGGCTTTGGACGATGACTTCATTGCGCTGGTTTGCCGGGAAACAGCATTGCCTGCAGCTCGTATTCAGGGCGAACGCGCACGTACCAGTGGTCAGATGCGCTTGTTTGCAAATGTGCTGCGGCGCGGTGACTTCTATGGCGCTCGCATCGACCAAGCGTTACCCCTTCGCAAACCGTTGCCGCGCCCCGACCTTCGCCAGTACCGCACCGCCATCGGTCCGGTTGCCGTGTTTGGTGCCAGTAACTTTCCGCTGGCCTTCTCCACGGCCGGCGGCGATACCGCTTCGGCGCTCGCGGCGGGTTGTCCGGTGGTATTCAAAGCCCACAGCGGCCACATGGCGACCGCAGAACAGGTCGCCAACGCAATTATCCGGGCGGCCGAGCGCAGCGACATGCCCGCCGGTGTCTTCAACATGATTTATGGCAGTGGCGTAGGCGAAGCCTTGGTAAAACACCCGCACATCAAGGGCGTTGGTTTTACCGGCTCGCTCAAAGGCGGTCGGACATTGTGCGATATGGCCGCTGCTCGCCCCGAACCCATTCCAGTCTTCGCCGAGATGTCGAGCATCAACCCGGTAGTGATCCTGCCCCAGGCACTCTCGCGAAGAGCCGACAGTATCGCTCACGATCTTGCCGCCTCGGTGGTTCAAGGTTGTGGCCAGTTTTGCACCAATCCCGGACTGGTAATGGGCATTCGTTCAGATGCTTTCAGCGCCTTTGAGGATCGAGTGGCTGCATTGATGAACGACCAACCGGCACAGACAATGCTCAACGCCGGCACCCTGCGTAGCTATGCGACTGGCTTGCAGAACCTGCACGCACACCCTGGCATCGTGCACCTGGCTGGCAGCGACCAACAGGGTCACCAGGCCCAGCCACAGTTGTTCAAAGCCGACGTAGCGTTGTTGCTTAACGGCGACAAGGTACTTCAAGAAGAAGTATTCGGCCCCACGTCTATCTTCATCGAGGTCACTGACCAGACTCAACTCAACGCCGCCATCAGTGCCCTGCACGGCCAATTGACCGCAACCTTGATTGGTGAGCCTGAAGACCTTACGCAATTCGCAGCGGTGACTGACTTGTTGGAGACTAAGGTTGGCCGCATCCTCATCAATGGCTACCCAACGGGTGTCGAGGTCTGCGATTCAATGGTGCACGGCGGCCCTTATCCAGCGACTTCCGATAGTCGCGGCACCTCGGTCGGAACCTTGGCCATCGACCGCTTCCTGAGACCAGTCTGCTTCCAGAACTACCCCGATGCGTTGCTTCCTGATGCGCTCAAGAACGCGAATCCATTGAACATTTCGAGGCTCGTCGACGGTTCTCTCTCGCGAGATAGCTTGTAG